One Hyphomicrobium sp. CS1GBMeth3 DNA window includes the following coding sequences:
- a CDS encoding globin-coupled sensor protein, translating into MNSNSSIGARLVFNQIDEDTRCLLREYKGFLAAELPGVLDAFYEHLTKFTETAAFFKSRDMMMGARDAQLRHWQTILDAKFDGTYEASIKRNGETHHRIGLDPRWYIGGYNALLNGLLQAIALRMPQAAVGSDWKNKAAPTDRRVQLQSAVLKAAMLDMDLAISVYLEAGRRELNTLAGSVVAMAGDVAQTAAELERAAEAVSTAARSATDQTAAVASAAEQASANVRTVAAAADELSASVKEISRQVAGSTEIAGRAVSTADNASDKVRSLSQASQTIGDVVELISNIARQTNLLALNATIEAARAGEAGKGFAVVAQEVKSLANQTAKATAEIGSQIYAIQGSTADAVGSIGSIGDIIESIDQIANTIAAAVEEQGAATVEIARNVQEAARGTADVASNAVGLSNSAESTGSAAAQMLAAAKRLGAQAEELKRTAQSVVSDKAA; encoded by the coding sequence GTGAACTCAAATAGCTCGATTGGGGCCCGACTTGTATTTAATCAGATTGATGAGGACACTCGGTGCCTACTCAGAGAGTACAAGGGGTTCCTCGCCGCAGAGTTGCCCGGTGTTCTCGACGCCTTTTACGAACACCTCACCAAGTTTACGGAGACGGCAGCGTTCTTCAAAAGCCGCGACATGATGATGGGCGCGCGGGATGCGCAGCTGCGCCACTGGCAGACGATTCTCGATGCAAAATTCGACGGGACATACGAAGCCTCGATCAAGCGGAACGGCGAAACGCACCATCGCATCGGGCTCGATCCGCGCTGGTACATTGGCGGCTATAATGCGCTGCTCAATGGTCTCCTGCAGGCGATCGCACTCAGAATGCCGCAGGCGGCGGTTGGCTCGGATTGGAAAAACAAGGCAGCCCCGACAGATCGCAGGGTTCAGTTGCAGAGCGCCGTGCTGAAGGCCGCGATGCTCGATATGGATCTCGCCATTTCCGTGTATCTCGAGGCTGGGCGGCGCGAGCTAAACACGCTCGCGGGATCGGTCGTGGCGATGGCGGGTGACGTCGCGCAGACGGCTGCGGAGCTGGAACGTGCTGCCGAGGCGGTTTCGACCGCGGCGCGCTCGGCCACGGACCAGACGGCCGCCGTTGCCTCCGCCGCCGAGCAGGCCTCCGCCAACGTGCGCACCGTGGCCGCCGCGGCGGACGAGCTTTCGGCATCCGTGAAGGAGATTTCGCGGCAGGTCGCGGGCTCGACCGAGATCGCGGGGCGCGCGGTTTCGACTGCGGACAACGCCTCCGACAAGGTGCGCAGCCTGTCTCAAGCCTCGCAGACCATAGGCGACGTGGTGGAGTTGATCAGCAACATCGCGCGGCAGACGAACCTCTTGGCGCTCAACGCCACGATTGAGGCCGCCCGCGCCGGCGAGGCCGGTAAGGGCTTTGCGGTGGTTGCGCAGGAGGTGAAGTCGCTCGCCAACCAGACGGCGAAAGCCACAGCTGAGATCGGATCGCAGATCTATGCCATCCAGGGATCGACCGCAGACGCCGTGGGGTCGATCGGCAGCATCGGCGATATCATCGAATCCATCGACCAGATAGCGAACACCATTGCGGCGGCGGTGGAGGAGCAGGGCGCGGCAACGGTCGAGATCGCGCGTAACGTGCAGGAAGCGGCGCGCGGAACAGCCGACGTTGCCTCCAACGCGGTGGGGCTTTCCAACTCGGCGGAGTCGACCGGGTCGGCCGCGGCGCAGATGCTGGCGGCAGCAAAGCGGCTGGGTGCGCAGGCCGAGGAGCTCAAGAGAACCGCGCAGAGCGTCGTCTCCGACAAGGCGGCGTGA
- the egtD gene encoding L-histidine N(alpha)-methyltransferase, producing MRAGAVAISNLVRDRESGESEFAAAVVHGLSQKPKSLPSRFFYDARGSVLFEMITRLPEYYLTRTETAILDAHATEMVDGLPSHGVLVEFGSGSSLKTEILLAAAPAGMAYVPIDVSEAALADAGHRLVRRFPELDVRPIVGDFSRPIRFPADLVRRPKLGFFPGSTIGNLSPANAVELLSGFARSLGADSRLIVGVDLKKDVQQLVAAYNDRFGVTAAFNLNLLARINRELGGSIDLATFRHEALYNSSEGRIEMHLVSWVAQDIRVAGRHFRLEAGDSIHTENSYKYAIEQFRDGARAAGWHATRVWTDKEQQFSVHELVAMPKAPD from the coding sequence ATGCGCGCCGGAGCGGTTGCAATCTCGAATCTCGTGCGCGATCGCGAAAGCGGGGAGAGTGAGTTCGCCGCTGCTGTCGTGCACGGGCTTTCTCAGAAGCCGAAATCGCTGCCGTCCCGGTTCTTCTATGACGCGCGTGGTAGCGTGCTGTTCGAAATGATCACGCGGCTGCCGGAGTACTACCTGACACGGACGGAGACGGCGATCCTCGATGCGCACGCGACCGAGATGGTCGACGGGCTTCCCTCCCACGGCGTGCTGGTCGAGTTCGGATCCGGCTCTAGCCTCAAGACCGAGATCCTGCTCGCTGCGGCTCCGGCCGGCATGGCTTATGTGCCAATCGACGTTTCGGAGGCGGCGTTGGCAGATGCAGGCCACCGGCTTGTCCGACGTTTTCCGGAACTCGACGTGAGGCCGATCGTCGGAGACTTCTCGCGCCCGATCCGATTTCCTGCCGATCTGGTGAGGCGGCCGAAGCTCGGGTTCTTTCCCGGGTCGACGATCGGGAACCTGAGCCCTGCGAACGCTGTCGAACTGTTGAGCGGATTTGCTCGATCGCTCGGAGCAGACAGCCGTCTCATCGTCGGTGTCGATCTCAAGAAGGATGTGCAGCAGCTGGTCGCTGCATACAATGATCGCTTTGGCGTGACGGCGGCCTTCAACCTCAATCTGTTGGCGCGCATCAATCGGGAGTTGGGCGGGAGCATCGATCTCGCGACGTTCCGCCACGAGGCGCTTTATAATTCGAGCGAAGGGCGCATCGAGATGCATCTGGTCAGTTGGGTAGCGCAGGATATTCGCGTTGCCGGCCGCCATTTCCGCCTTGAGGCGGGCGATAGCATCCACACGGAGAACTCTTACAAGTACGCGATCGAGCAGTTTCGCGATGGCGCGCGTGCGGCCGGCTGGCATGCTACTCGCGTTTGGACAGATAAAGAGCAGCAGTTCAGCGTGCATGAGCTTGTGGCGATGCCGAAGGCGCCGGATTAA
- the egtB gene encoding ergothioneine biosynthesis protein EgtB, which yields MRLAPQAELRPGRRVSGVVPAPTPADDPASRLFATRKLSLELIRPLSAEDMTVQAMPDASPTKWHLAHVTWFFETFVLKPHLPGYRLFDETFNYCFNSYYESQGERHPRPARGLLTRPSAGRVLDYRAHVDEELERLVRCGLEPDGEPARLVEIGINHEQQHQELLLTDILALFAANPLRPAYRPRSRTADIGTAGSRSSDEVAWIDHPGGVFEVGHDGRGFAWDNEAPRHEVLVQPFRNADRLVTNGEWLAFMADGGYRTASLWLADGWATVSREGWQSPLYWENRDGDWHMMTLEGLMPVEPEAPVCHVSYFEADAFARWAGQRLPTEFEWEIAAFGLAVTGNTLGTHALRSRPAARSVPDAPRQMFGDVWEWTQSAYLPYPGYRPPEGAIGEYNGKFMVSQQVLRGACCVTPDGHSRATYRNFFYPHQRWQFAGVRLAAEAV from the coding sequence ATGCGCCTCGCCCCTCAAGCAGAATTGCGCCCAGGCCGTCGTGTTTCTGGCGTCGTCCCGGCGCCAACTCCTGCTGACGATCCTGCAAGCCGGCTCTTTGCCACGCGCAAGCTGTCGCTCGAGCTCATCCGGCCGCTCAGCGCGGAGGACATGACCGTGCAGGCCATGCCCGACGCCAGCCCCACCAAATGGCATCTCGCGCACGTCACGTGGTTTTTCGAGACCTTCGTTCTGAAGCCGCATCTGCCGGGCTACCGTCTGTTCGACGAGACCTTCAACTACTGTTTCAACTCCTATTACGAGAGCCAGGGCGAGCGCCATCCGCGTCCGGCACGAGGGCTTCTGACCCGGCCTTCTGCAGGGCGCGTGCTCGACTATCGCGCACACGTCGATGAGGAGCTCGAGCGTCTGGTCCGGTGCGGGCTGGAGCCGGATGGTGAGCCCGCCCGGCTGGTCGAGATCGGCATCAATCACGAGCAGCAGCATCAGGAGCTTCTGCTTACCGACATTCTTGCGCTCTTTGCGGCCAATCCGCTGCGCCCTGCCTATCGGCCGCGGTCCAGAACGGCGGATATCGGTACGGCAGGCAGCCGCTCCTCTGACGAGGTTGCGTGGATCGACCATCCGGGCGGCGTGTTCGAGGTCGGCCACGACGGACGCGGCTTCGCGTGGGACAATGAAGCGCCACGGCACGAGGTGCTGGTACAACCGTTCCGCAATGCGGATCGGCTGGTCACGAACGGCGAGTGGCTCGCGTTCATGGCCGATGGCGGCTATCGCACGGCGTCGCTATGGCTCGCCGACGGCTGGGCGACGGTCAGTCGCGAGGGCTGGCAGAGCCCGCTCTATTGGGAGAACCGCGACGGAGACTGGCACATGATGACGCTCGAGGGGCTTATGCCGGTCGAGCCCGAGGCGCCGGTGTGCCACGTCTCCTATTTCGAGGCGGATGCGTTTGCGCGCTGGGCCGGTCAGCGGCTGCCGACGGAGTTCGAGTGGGAGATCGCGGCGTTCGGCCTCGCCGTTACCGGCAATACGCTCGGAACGCATGCGTTGCGGTCGCGGCCGGCCGCGCGGAGCGTGCCGGATGCGCCGCGACAGATGTTCGGCGATGTGTGGGAGTGGACGCAAAGCGCCTATCTGCCATACCCGGGGTACCGGCCTCCCGAGGGCGCCATCGGCGAGTACAACGGCAAGTTCATGGTTAGCCAGCAGGTGCTGCGCGGAGCCTGTTGCGTTACCCCGGATGGGCACTCGCGCGCGACGTATCGCAACTTCTTCTATCCGCACCAGCGCTGGCAGTTTGCCGGCGTGCGGCTCGCCGCGGAGGCGGTCTGA
- a CDS encoding multidrug efflux RND transporter permease subunit, with protein MRMSHFFIDRPIFAAVISVVLIIVGGVSLERLPIAQYPEIAPPVVNVTGQYPGASAEVVANTVVAPLEQQINGVENMLYISSNSTGDGRFSIAVTFDLGTDLDTAQVQVQNRVAIAQPRLPSDVRNIGVTVAKASPDLMMVVHLLSRDQSRDTLFISNYASVNVVDVLSRVHGVGSITVFGSRDYSMRVWLDPDKLQSLALTSGDVVTALQRQNVQVAAGILNQPPIEQPGAFQISVQTQGRLADPDQFGEIIVKQSGDAVVRLKDVARVELAALDYGVNSYLDKNPAIGLGVFQLPGSNAMDTAERIKAAMAELSKSFPSGLEYAIIYNPTEFIQQSVDAVVHTILEAVVLVVLVVILFLQTWRAAIIPIVAIPVSLIGTFFLMAMFGFSLNNLSLFGLVLAIGIVVDDAIVVVENVERNMANGLSPREAAYTTMEEVGGALIAIALVLSAVFVPSAFITGISGQFYQQFALTIAGATAISLLVSLTLSPALCAMLLKPHAAGEHKSGGLLMWPVHAFFRAFNWSFDKMAVGYAWMVGRLVRLAVVVLVVYVGVLAFGLNEFRKTPVGFIPGVDGGYLITVTQLPPAASLARTNEVNRRAVELALEVPGVAHAVNIVGFSGATRTNAPNAGAVFVVLKPFEERARDPNQSAQAIQQALLAKFSTIQDAQVLVVPPPPVRGIGSAGGFRMMIQDRAGAGPAALQQVVMAMMQRANQTPGLMQVYSLFENATPQLYLDIDRVKAEMLGVNVADVFAALQTYLGSAYVNDFNLLGRTFRVTAQADGDFRANTKDVLKIRVRNAAGDPVPLGTFTTVRDISSPSRVPRYNLYPAAELDGSAAPGYSQGQAIQLMEQIAAETLPQGFGFEWTELAYQQIRAGNTAAFAFALGVVFVFLVLAAQYESLTLPMAVILIVPMCLVASIVGVIMRGMDNNILTQVGFIVLIGLAAKNAILIVEFAAQLEHQGKNRFEAAKEAARLRMRPILMTSLAFILGVVPLVWAVGAGAELRQALGTAVFAGMIGVTVFGLIFTPVFYVVCRWLGELFARRRPAAKEHQAPTPAE; from the coding sequence ATGCGCATGTCGCACTTCTTCATCGACCGGCCGATCTTTGCGGCTGTGATCTCAGTCGTGCTCATTATTGTGGGCGGGGTTTCGCTCGAGCGCTTGCCGATCGCGCAGTATCCGGAAATCGCGCCGCCGGTCGTCAACGTCACCGGACAGTATCCGGGCGCCAGCGCCGAGGTTGTGGCCAACACCGTCGTTGCTCCGCTTGAACAGCAGATCAACGGCGTCGAGAACATGCTGTACATCTCGTCGAATTCGACGGGTGACGGTCGGTTCTCGATCGCAGTGACTTTCGACCTCGGTACGGACCTCGATACCGCGCAGGTGCAGGTGCAGAACCGCGTGGCGATCGCGCAGCCGCGTCTGCCGTCGGACGTGCGCAACATCGGCGTCACGGTGGCCAAAGCCTCGCCTGACCTGATGATGGTCGTGCATCTGCTGTCGCGCGACCAATCTCGAGACACGCTGTTCATCTCCAACTACGCCAGCGTCAACGTCGTTGACGTTTTGAGCCGCGTTCACGGCGTCGGCTCGATCACGGTGTTCGGCAGCCGTGACTACTCCATGCGCGTGTGGCTCGATCCCGACAAGCTGCAGTCTCTTGCGCTGACGTCCGGCGACGTCGTGACGGCGCTGCAGAGACAGAACGTGCAGGTTGCGGCAGGTATTCTCAACCAGCCGCCGATCGAACAGCCAGGCGCGTTCCAGATCTCGGTGCAGACGCAGGGCAGGCTTGCCGATCCGGATCAGTTCGGTGAGATCATTGTCAAGCAGAGCGGCGACGCCGTGGTGCGCCTCAAGGACGTGGCGCGGGTGGAGCTCGCGGCGCTCGATTATGGCGTGAACTCGTACCTGGATAAGAACCCAGCCATCGGTCTCGGTGTGTTCCAGCTGCCGGGCTCGAACGCCATGGACACCGCGGAGCGCATCAAAGCCGCGATGGCAGAGCTCTCGAAAAGCTTTCCGTCCGGCCTCGAATACGCGATCATCTACAACCCGACCGAGTTCATTCAACAGTCCGTCGACGCCGTCGTGCATACGATCCTGGAAGCGGTCGTGCTCGTCGTGCTTGTCGTGATCCTGTTCCTGCAGACTTGGCGCGCGGCCATCATCCCCATCGTGGCTATCCCGGTGTCGCTCATCGGCACCTTCTTCCTGATGGCGATGTTCGGCTTTTCTCTCAACAACCTGTCGCTGTTCGGCTTGGTGCTCGCGATCGGTATCGTCGTCGACGACGCGATTGTCGTGGTCGAGAACGTCGAACGAAACATGGCGAACGGGCTCAGTCCACGCGAGGCGGCCTACACGACGATGGAGGAGGTGGGCGGCGCGCTGATCGCGATCGCCCTCGTGCTCTCTGCCGTGTTCGTTCCGTCGGCCTTCATCACCGGCATCTCCGGGCAGTTCTATCAGCAGTTCGCGTTGACCATCGCCGGCGCGACGGCGATCTCGCTGCTCGTGTCCCTGACCCTGTCGCCGGCTCTTTGCGCGATGCTGCTCAAGCCGCACGCCGCGGGGGAGCACAAGAGCGGCGGGCTCCTGATGTGGCCGGTGCACGCATTCTTCCGGGCGTTCAACTGGAGCTTCGACAAGATGGCCGTCGGCTACGCCTGGATGGTGGGCCGACTGGTTCGCCTGGCGGTGGTCGTGCTCGTCGTTTACGTGGGCGTTCTTGCATTCGGCTTGAACGAGTTCCGCAAGACGCCCGTCGGCTTCATCCCCGGTGTCGACGGCGGCTATCTCATCACGGTGACGCAGCTTCCCCCTGCGGCGTCGCTCGCGCGCACCAACGAGGTCAACAGGCGCGCTGTCGAACTCGCGCTCGAGGTGCCGGGCGTAGCGCACGCCGTGAATATCGTCGGCTTCTCGGGTGCCACGCGTACCAACGCGCCGAACGCCGGCGCTGTGTTCGTGGTTCTGAAGCCGTTCGAGGAGCGCGCCAGAGATCCGAACCAATCCGCGCAGGCGATCCAGCAGGCGCTACTCGCCAAGTTCTCGACGATCCAGGATGCACAGGTTCTCGTCGTGCCGCCGCCGCCCGTTCGCGGCATCGGTAGTGCCGGCGGTTTCCGTATGATGATCCAGGATCGTGCGGGTGCAGGACCTGCGGCCCTGCAACAGGTGGTCATGGCCATGATGCAGCGGGCGAACCAGACACCAGGTCTGATGCAGGTCTACTCGCTGTTTGAGAACGCGACGCCGCAGCTTTATCTCGACATCGATCGCGTCAAGGCGGAGATGCTGGGTGTCAACGTGGCCGACGTCTTTGCAGCTTTGCAGACCTATCTCGGCTCGGCGTATGTCAACGACTTCAACCTGCTCGGACGCACCTTCCGCGTCACGGCGCAGGCCGACGGCGACTTCCGCGCCAATACCAAGGATGTGCTCAAGATCCGCGTGCGGAATGCAGCCGGCGACCCGGTTCCGCTCGGCACGTTCACGACCGTGCGCGACATCTCTTCGCCTTCGCGCGTGCCGCGCTACAATCTCTATCCGGCTGCCGAGCTCGACGGCTCGGCAGCGCCGGGCTACTCGCAGGGGCAGGCCATCCAGCTCATGGAGCAGATCGCGGCCGAGACGTTGCCGCAAGGCTTCGGCTTCGAGTGGACCGAGCTCGCCTATCAGCAGATCCGAGCCGGCAACACAGCGGCCTTCGCGTTCGCGTTGGGCGTCGTGTTCGTGTTCCTGGTTCTGGCTGCACAATACGAGAGTTTGACGTTGCCGATGGCGGTGATCCTCATCGTGCCGATGTGTCTCGTGGCCTCGATCGTCGGCGTTATCATGCGCGGCATGGACAACAACATTCTGACCCAGGTGGGCTTCATCGTGCTCATAGGTCTGGCCGCGAAGAACGCCATTCTGATCGTCGAGTTCGCGGCCCAGCTCGAGCATCAGGGCAAGAACAGGTTCGAGGCAGCCAAGGAAGCGGCACGGCTCAGAATGCGGCCGATTCTGATGACATCGCTGGCCTTCATCCTCGGCGTGGTCCCGCTGGTTTGGGCGGTCGGCGCGGGCGCGGAGCTGCGCCAGGCGCTGGGAACGGCCGTGTTCGCCGGCATGATCGGCGTCACGGTGTTCGGCCTCATCTTCACGCCGGTCTTCTATGTGGTCTGCCGGTGGCTGGGAGAGCTCTTCGCGCGGCGGCGCCCTGCCGCAAAGGAGCACCAGGCCCCCACTCCAGCCGAGTAG
- a CDS encoding efflux RND transporter periplasmic adaptor subunit — translation MQLSGFRPAVAAALLFVLPLAACGDAPQQTQAAPPAPKVTVAKPVRKLVSDYDEYVGRFVALDFVEVRARVSGYLDQIHFVDGQLVKEGDKLFTIDRRPFEASLEQAKAALEQARANLAFAEADLKRGSHLVPGTSITQQTLDQRTQAKRVAEASVMSQEAALKQAELDLQFTELKAPISGRIGDRRVSIGNLVTGGATGTTTLLATVASVDPIRFEFTMDEASYLRYLNAATAQASSSANRGMSLPVKLKLIDEDKFIHEGKIDFVDNAIDRSSGTIRARAEFKNSDGKLTPGMFGRIQITIAPPEMALLVPDSAIGTEQVRKFVFAVSEDQVANPKYVTLGPVVDGLRVVTGLDANDTVVVNGLMRVRPGVKVAPETATATSDSKDQVVGTN, via the coding sequence ATGCAACTCAGTGGCTTCCGTCCCGCTGTTGCGGCTGCTTTGTTATTTGTGCTGCCCCTCGCGGCTTGTGGCGATGCGCCACAGCAGACACAGGCTGCCCCTCCTGCGCCGAAGGTGACCGTCGCCAAGCCGGTCCGCAAGCTTGTCTCCGATTATGACGAGTATGTGGGCCGGTTCGTGGCGCTGGACTTCGTGGAAGTGCGGGCGCGTGTGTCGGGCTATCTCGATCAGATCCATTTCGTGGACGGGCAGCTCGTCAAGGAGGGCGACAAGCTCTTCACGATCGACCGGCGCCCGTTCGAGGCATCGCTCGAGCAGGCCAAGGCCGCGTTGGAGCAGGCGCGCGCAAACTTGGCCTTTGCAGAAGCTGACCTCAAGCGCGGATCGCATCTCGTTCCTGGAACCTCCATTACGCAGCAGACGCTCGACCAGCGGACGCAGGCGAAGCGCGTGGCCGAGGCCTCGGTCATGTCGCAGGAAGCTGCTTTGAAGCAGGCAGAGCTCGATTTGCAGTTCACCGAGCTCAAGGCGCCGATCTCGGGGCGCATCGGTGATCGCCGCGTGTCGATCGGAAATCTGGTGACCGGAGGAGCCACCGGGACCACGACGCTGCTTGCGACGGTGGCCTCCGTCGATCCGATCCGCTTCGAGTTCACGATGGATGAGGCGTCCTACCTGCGCTACCTCAACGCCGCGACGGCACAGGCCTCCAGCAGCGCGAACCGCGGCATGTCGCTGCCTGTGAAGCTCAAGCTCATCGACGAGGACAAGTTTATCCATGAGGGCAAGATCGATTTCGTCGACAACGCGATCGATCGCTCGTCGGGCACCATCCGCGCGCGCGCCGAATTCAAGAATTCGGACGGCAAGCTGACGCCAGGCATGTTCGGGCGCATTCAGATCACCATCGCACCGCCTGAGATGGCACTTCTGGTTCCGGACAGCGCCATCGGAACGGAGCAGGTCCGAAAGTTCGTGTTTGCGGTCTCGGAGGATCAGGTGGCCAACCCGAAATACGTGACACTCGGGCCGGTGGTCGACGGGCTGCGCGTCGTCACGGGGCTCGACGCCAACGACACCGTGGTCGTCAACGGGCTGATGCGCGTGCGGCCAGGCGTAAAGGTCGCGCCTGAAACGGCAACGGCTACCAGCGATTCCAAAGATCAGGTCGTCGGTACGAACTGA
- a CDS encoding TetR/AcrR family transcriptional regulator codes for MSKALAETPSKSDADSTPIPPRERILTVARELFYRHGVHAVGVELIAEAAQTNKMTLYRHFKSKDELVVAYARGLAEDGDALWKRLATTFPDDPGKRLNAWVDHVEEILTSSAERGCALANAAVELQADHPARTVIEDYKRRKRSHLVELFRDSRYHNPELLADEVFLLFEGARISIQCGGREPALRVVEMLRDLLARAPRDAT; via the coding sequence ATGAGCAAGGCCCTGGCCGAGACGCCGAGCAAATCTGACGCAGATTCAACCCCGATCCCCCCGAGGGAGCGTATCCTGACCGTTGCCCGCGAGCTGTTCTATCGCCATGGGGTGCACGCCGTTGGGGTCGAGCTGATCGCGGAAGCAGCTCAGACCAATAAAATGACGCTCTATCGTCATTTCAAGTCGAAGGACGAACTGGTCGTTGCCTACGCGCGTGGACTGGCCGAGGACGGCGACGCCCTCTGGAAGCGCCTTGCGACGACGTTTCCTGACGATCCAGGAAAGCGCCTCAACGCCTGGGTGGACCATGTCGAAGAGATCCTGACCAGCAGCGCCGAGCGCGGTTGCGCGCTAGCCAATGCGGCGGTGGAGCTCCAGGCGGACCACCCGGCTCGAACCGTCATCGAGGACTACAAGCGGCGCAAGCGGAGCCACCTCGTAGAGTTGTTCCGGGACTCGCGTTACCACAATCCCGAGCTGCTTGCCGACGAGGTGTTCCTGTTGTTCGAGGGCGCCCGCATCAGCATCCAGTGCGGGGGACGCGAGCCCGCCCTGCGGGTCGTCGAGATGCTGCGCGACCTGCTCGCTCGCGCCCCGCGCGACGCCACCTGA
- a CDS encoding DUF930 domain-containing protein, whose translation MRTVFASILATMFVLDATAAAAAGSLQKSLMKLEPEERAHQACVIKGLEAVRRDKRLKAADRLMPDTFRRARFEGNMVSAKGAAVRAKEHWYALSFECTVSDDQTRALAFSYKLGDEIPPEEWENAGLWK comes from the coding sequence GTGCGCACTGTGTTTGCATCCATTCTTGCGACTATGTTTGTTCTCGATGCAACTGCCGCCGCCGCGGCCGGCTCGCTCCAGAAGTCTCTTATGAAGCTCGAGCCCGAGGAGCGCGCTCATCAGGCTTGCGTCATCAAGGGGCTCGAGGCCGTGCGGCGTGACAAGCGCCTTAAAGCCGCCGATAGGTTGATGCCGGACACGTTTCGGCGCGCTCGTTTCGAAGGCAATATGGTCTCGGCAAAGGGCGCTGCCGTGCGGGCCAAGGAGCACTGGTACGCGCTATCGTTCGAGTGCACGGTGTCTGATGACCAGACGCGAGCTTTGGCGTTTAGCTACAAGCTTGGTGATGAGATTCCACCCGAAGAGTGGGAAAATGCTGGCCTCTGGAAGTGA
- a CDS encoding UdgX family uracil-DNA binding protein (This protein belongs to the uracil DNA glycosylase superfamily, members of which act in excision repair of DNA. However, it belongs more specifically to UdgX branch, whose founding member was found to bind uracil in DNA (where it does not belong), without cleaving it, appears to promote DNA repair by a pathway involving RecA, rather than base excision.), with protein sequence MTQAAAALARIRLEALGCERCPLYRNATQTVFGEGPVPASVMLVGEQPGDREDIEGHPFVGPAGRVLDKALAAAGFDRTDVYVTNAVKHFKNEPRGKRRLHKRLTAGEIDVCKVWLESEIKLVRPKAIVALGASAARALLGRPAGIEALRGKTLAFGEAQSLFVTIHPSLLLRMPDRASREEGFERFVQDLARVVSAIRSSETRKASRRVTLRNSAQPAGFSVR encoded by the coding sequence ATGACCCAAGCGGCTGCCGCGCTTGCCCGCATACGCCTCGAGGCGCTCGGTTGCGAGCGCTGTCCGCTCTACCGTAACGCGACGCAGACCGTGTTCGGCGAAGGGCCGGTTCCGGCATCGGTCATGCTTGTTGGCGAGCAGCCGGGTGACCGCGAAGATATCGAAGGCCATCCGTTCGTGGGGCCGGCAGGACGTGTTCTCGACAAGGCACTCGCGGCAGCGGGCTTCGACCGCACCGACGTCTACGTGACCAACGCGGTCAAGCACTTCAAGAACGAGCCGCGCGGAAAGCGGCGCCTGCACAAGCGTCTGACGGCGGGCGAAATCGATGTCTGCAAGGTATGGCTTGAGTCCGAGATCAAGCTCGTTCGCCCGAAGGCGATTGTCGCTCTCGGCGCCAGTGCCGCGCGGGCCCTTCTCGGGCGGCCGGCCGGCATCGAAGCCTTGCGGGGTAAAACGTTGGCGTTCGGCGAGGCGCAGTCGCTGTTTGTCACCATTCATCCGTCGCTGTTGCTCAGGATGCCCGATCGCGCGTCGCGCGAAGAAGGGTTCGAGCGCTTCGTGCAAGATCTCGCGCGGGTCGTGTCGGCGATCAGATCCAGTGAGACCCGGAAAGCGTCGCGGCGTGTGACCTTGCGGAACTCCGCGCAGCCCGCGGGTTTTTCCGTGCGATGA
- a CDS encoding DUF3175 domain-containing protein: MARRKSRYAVRRDAKRKWSADVTRKSDALDLEENVFKKSNPAEIAQSLKRSAEHSSRRKSEPYRSAMSMLTFFINRAGSSLSRHRQHVLERAKGELRKAFGRET; the protein is encoded by the coding sequence ATGGCGCGACGCAAATCCCGCTATGCGGTGCGGCGTGACGCAAAACGGAAATGGTCTGCGGACGTGACGCGCAAAAGCGATGCGCTCGATCTTGAAGAAAATGTATTCAAGAAGTCGAATCCCGCCGAGATCGCGCAATCTCTCAAGCGATCCGCGGAGCACAGCTCGCGTCGCAAGAGTGAGCCCTATCGCTCGGCGATGTCTATGCTGACGTTCTTCATCAATCGCGCAGGCTCCTCGCTGTCGCGTCATCGCCAGCATGTTCTCGAGCGAGCGAAGGGGGAGCTTAGAAAGGCATTCGGGAGAGAGACGTGA